Part of the Thermococcus sp. M36 genome is shown below.
CGGTAAAGCGTGCATAGCACTAGGTCTATCATCAACAATATTACCATCGCTTGCCAAAGCTTTCAATACAAATCATAACCAACTTATTCCATTTACACAACAACCTCTGCCTTATGCATACAATGCTTTAGAAACAGCCATTGATGCTACGACAATGGAAATTCATTATACCAAACATGCTGCTGCTTATTCAAAAAATTTAGCCGATGCATGTATAGCAGAAAGTGTAGATACCAAATCTGTTTCTTTAGAAGGCTTACTGGCAAAGGTTTCTAA
Proteins encoded:
- a CDS encoding superoxide dismutase — encoded protein: GKACIALGLSSTILPSLAKAFNTNHNQLIPFTQQPLPYAYNALETAIDATTMEIHYTKHAAAYSKNLADACIAESVDTKSVSLEGLLAKVSKYSAKIRNNGGGHFNHELFWQSMAATSAGKPSGKLADAITKDFGSFETFKTQFTDAGKNRFGSGWAWLVKNNDGKLIVGSTANQD